A genomic segment from Bifidobacteriaceae bacterium encodes:
- a CDS encoding isochorismate synthase has protein sequence MLPNITFRTTSAALPPNLLDAVPAPDPLVWLRRGDGFVGWGEAARCETAGPRRFQAAEDWWRAVLARAAIEGPADRPGLGPLALGSFAFSPASAAPSVLVVPRVLVARYRGREWITTASADGSDPREDSRLAPGREDAAFPPPRQPSGPVRAGGVDRSGPPAPAEHADHALPPAPLPLLRVWQEGGRRRDRDALPPAPLPPLRESTGPVSAAAWPEVVRRAMALIAAGGIEKVVLARSVLARALEGAIDPRPVLAFLADRYRDTWTFSVDGLIGATPELLIRSSRGLVTSRVLAGTIRRGDCDQANLARAAALARSSKDLEEHEFAVASVVAALEPFVEELSVPDAPSVLHLPNVMHLATDVVGELKRTRSGRAHGALELAAALHPSAAVCGTPKAEAAQVIGQLEGLDRGRYSGPVGWIDANGAGEWGIALRCAELSADRREARLWAGGGIVAASDPDAELAETEAKLAPMRQALGLAPSTP, from the coding sequence ATGCTTCCCAACATCACCTTTCGGACCACCTCGGCGGCGCTTCCACCAAACCTCCTGGACGCCGTGCCCGCGCCCGACCCGTTGGTTTGGCTGCGCCGGGGCGACGGTTTTGTCGGCTGGGGCGAGGCGGCACGCTGCGAAACAGCCGGGCCGCGCCGCTTCCAGGCCGCCGAGGACTGGTGGCGGGCCGTCTTGGCGCGCGCGGCCATCGAAGGCCCCGCCGACCGCCCCGGCCTAGGACCGCTGGCGCTCGGCTCGTTCGCCTTCTCGCCCGCCTCAGCCGCTCCGTCTGTGCTGGTGGTGCCGCGCGTTCTGGTCGCCCGGTACCGCGGCCGCGAGTGGATCACGACCGCCTCGGCCGACGGTTCGGATCCCCGCGAGGACTCCCGCCTGGCCCCCGGCCGCGAGGATGCCGCCTTCCCCCCGCCGCGCCAACCCTCCGGCCCGGTTCGCGCCGGCGGGGTTGACCGCTCGGGGCCGCCAGCCCCGGCCGAACACGCGGACCACGCCCTGCCACCGGCCCCCCTGCCGCTGTTGCGGGTTTGGCAGGAAGGTGGTCGGCGTCGAGATCGAGACGCCTTGCCACCGGCCCCGCTGCCGCCGTTGCGGGAGTCGACCGGCCCGGTTTCCGCCGCCGCCTGGCCAGAGGTGGTCCGCCGCGCCATGGCGCTGATCGCGGCCGGGGGAATCGAAAAAGTGGTGTTGGCCCGTTCGGTCCTGGCGCGCGCGCTGGAAGGGGCGATCGACCCGCGCCCGGTTCTCGCCTTCCTGGCGGACCGGTACCGGGACACTTGGACCTTCAGCGTGGACGGATTGATCGGCGCGACCCCGGAACTGCTGATCCGCTCCAGCAGGGGCCTGGTCACCTCGCGGGTGCTGGCCGGGACCATCCGCCGGGGCGACTGCGACCAAGCCAATTTGGCCCGGGCGGCGGCGTTGGCCCGCTCCTCCAAGGACCTGGAGGAGCACGAGTTCGCGGTCGCCTCGGTGGTGGCCGCGCTCGAACCCTTCGTCGAAGAGCTGTCAGTGCCGGACGCCCCCTCGGTGCTGCACCTGCCCAACGTCATGCACCTGGCCACAGACGTGGTGGGCGAACTGAAACGGACGCGCTCGGGCCGGGCGCACGGGGCGCTCGAGTTGGCGGCCGCCCTCCACCCCAGCGCCGCCGTGTGCGGCACCCCCAAGGCGGAGGCGGCGCAGGTGATCGGGCAGCTAGAGGGCCTAGACCGGGGACGTTACAGCGGGCCGGTCGGCTGGATCGACGCGAACGGGGCCGGGGAATGGGGGATCGCGTTGCGTTGCGCGGAACTCAGCGCGGACCGGCGCGAAGCCCGGCTGTGGGCCGGCGGCGGCATTGTGGCCGCCTCCGACCCGGACGCGGAACTGGCCGAAACCGAGGCCAAGCTGGCCCCGATGCGCCAGGCCCTGGGGCTGGCCCCGAGCACCCCCTGA
- a CDS encoding NADH-quinone oxidoreductase subunit B, with product MADGIEGRAPEGFALTTVAKVVNHLRAGSLWPVTMGLACCSIEMMAVGTSRFDISRYGMEVFRASPRQADLMLVNGRMSHKMAPIVRRVYDQMADPKWVISMGSCASSGGIFNNYAIVQGVDHVVPVDVYIPGCPPRPEMLIHAIIELYRQIEAEGLGVDRIKAARAAEEAAMNAVPVGEMRGLLV from the coding sequence ATGGCTGACGGAATTGAGGGCCGCGCGCCGGAGGGCTTCGCGCTGACCACCGTCGCCAAGGTGGTCAACCACCTGCGTGCCGGTTCGCTCTGGCCGGTCACTATGGGCCTGGCCTGCTGCTCAATCGAGATGATGGCGGTGGGCACCTCCCGGTTCGACATCTCCCGGTATGGCATGGAGGTCTTCAGGGCCTCGCCCCGCCAAGCGGACCTGATGCTGGTCAACGGGCGCATGTCGCACAAGATGGCGCCCATAGTCCGCCGGGTTTACGACCAGATGGCGGACCCGAAGTGGGTCATCTCGATGGGATCTTGCGCGTCTTCCGGCGGCATTTTCAACAACTACGCGATTGTCCAGGGCGTGGACCACGTGGTGCCGGTGGACGTCTACATCCCCGGCTGCCCGCCCCGCCCGGAGATGCTGATCCACGCGATCATCGAGTTGTACCGCCAGATCGAGGCCGAGGGCCTGGGCGTGGACCGGATCAAGGCCGCCCGCGCCGCCGAGGAGGCGGCCATGAACGCGGTGCCGGTCGGCGAGATGAGGGGGCTCCTGGTATGA
- a CDS encoding geranylgeranyl reductase family protein, with translation MIVVGAGPAGSTVAAYLANAGIDTILVEKSSFPRPKACGDGLTPRAVKELVYLGVPFPEADGWMRNKGLRVFGGGHELELPWPELASFPDFGLTLPREEFDLRLARHAVQAGAQLLENTMVTGPVLDDRSGRVVGVRATTAQGERELRAPIVVAADGVSARLATAIGRQKKTNRPVGVAVRARLRLNKPPSGPGQLDWMESHLELWDGPREEGKLMPGYGWVFPEAGGVVNVGVGSVTSSAKAAKVNYRALLDKWLATLGPRWGFTGEDVVDGPRSAALPMAFNRGPLYARGLFLVGDAGGMVSPFDGEGIAYAMQSARIAAGAIAQGLARPPGENREAALRTYSELMKESLGGYFSLGRVFVRLIEQPVVMRVCTRYGLPRPTLMKLVMKLLSDLYEPRGGDWMDRTIATLARMAPAA, from the coding sequence GTGATCGTCGTCGGGGCCGGACCCGCTGGGTCCACGGTCGCCGCGTACCTTGCCAATGCCGGAATAGACACCATCCTTGTTGAGAAATCATCCTTCCCGCGCCCCAAGGCGTGCGGGGACGGCCTGACCCCCCGCGCCGTCAAGGAGCTGGTCTACCTGGGCGTGCCGTTCCCGGAGGCGGACGGCTGGATGCGGAACAAGGGCCTCAGGGTCTTCGGCGGCGGCCACGAACTGGAGCTGCCCTGGCCGGAGCTAGCCTCCTTCCCGGACTTCGGACTGACCCTGCCGCGCGAGGAGTTCGACCTGCGCCTAGCCCGCCACGCCGTCCAAGCCGGTGCCCAGTTGCTGGAGAACACCATGGTCACGGGCCCGGTGCTGGACGACAGGAGTGGCCGGGTGGTTGGCGTCAGGGCCACCACCGCGCAGGGCGAGCGCGAGCTCAGGGCCCCCATCGTGGTGGCGGCGGACGGCGTGTCCGCCCGCCTGGCCACCGCCATCGGCCGCCAGAAGAAGACCAACCGCCCAGTTGGGGTGGCTGTCCGGGCCCGCCTGCGTCTCAACAAGCCTCCCAGCGGACCGGGTCAACTGGACTGGATGGAGTCCCATCTGGAACTGTGGGACGGCCCCAGGGAGGAGGGGAAGCTGATGCCCGGCTACGGCTGGGTCTTCCCGGAGGCGGGAGGCGTGGTCAACGTCGGGGTGGGCTCCGTCACCTCCAGCGCCAAGGCCGCCAAGGTCAACTACCGCGCGCTCCTGGACAAATGGCTTGCCACGCTTGGCCCAAGGTGGGGCTTCACGGGCGAAGACGTGGTGGACGGACCGCGCTCGGCCGCGCTGCCGATGGCTTTCAACCGGGGGCCGCTGTACGCGCGCGGGCTTTTCCTGGTGGGAGACGCCGGCGGCATGGTCTCTCCCTTCGACGGCGAGGGCATCGCCTACGCCATGCAGTCGGCCCGAATCGCGGCCGGGGCGATCGCCCAGGGCCTGGCGCGCCCGCCCGGAGAAAACCGTGAGGCCGCGCTGAGGACGTACTCTGAATTGATGAAAGAATCGCTCGGGGGGTATTTCTCTTTGGGTAGAGTTTTTGTGAGGCTGATTGAACAGCCCGTGGTGATGCGGGTGTGCACACGGTACGGGTTACCCCGTCCCACGTTGATGAAACTGGTCATGAAGCTTCTCAGCGATCTTTATGAACCGCGTGGAGGTGACTGGATGGACAGAACCATCGCCACGCTTGCTCGAATGGCGCCGGCAGCATGA
- a CDS encoding 1,4-dihydroxy-2-naphthoyl-CoA synthase — MTDLPGLASAGFTPELWRDVPGFEGLTDITYHRGVERSGAANSADTDQPWVRIAFNRPEVRNAFNPHTVDELIAALRHAADSPDVVAVLLTGNGPSPKDGGYAFCSGGDQRFRGASGYEYGRTDGGHRTSPSTGRLHILEAQHLIRTMPKVVIALVDGWAAGGGHSLHVVADLTVACREHGLFKQTDATVGSFDAGYGSALLARQVGQKRARQIFFLADTYTAEQAEAWGAVNLAVDHDSVEATGIGWARRISEQSPQAIRVLKFAFNLEDDGLSGQQMFAAEATRLAYGSAEGAEGRDAFLERRPPRWDQFRKQIL, encoded by the coding sequence ATGACCGATTTGCCGGGTTTGGCTTCCGCCGGATTCACCCCTGAACTGTGGCGGGATGTGCCAGGCTTCGAAGGATTGACCGACATCACCTATCACCGGGGGGTGGAGCGCTCCGGGGCCGCTAATTCGGCCGACACAGACCAACCATGGGTGCGGATCGCGTTCAACCGGCCCGAAGTGCGGAACGCATTCAACCCGCACACAGTCGACGAGTTGATCGCAGCGCTTCGGCACGCCGCCGACTCGCCGGATGTGGTCGCAGTCCTCCTTACCGGCAACGGACCCAGCCCCAAAGACGGCGGCTACGCCTTCTGCTCAGGCGGCGACCAGCGCTTTCGAGGAGCGAGCGGGTACGAATACGGGCGGACCGACGGGGGCCACCGGACGTCGCCCAGCACGGGTAGGCTCCACATCCTTGAGGCGCAACACTTGATCCGGACCATGCCCAAGGTGGTGATCGCGCTGGTGGACGGGTGGGCGGCCGGCGGCGGCCACTCGCTGCATGTGGTGGCCGACCTGACGGTCGCCTGCCGCGAGCATGGGCTCTTCAAACAGACCGACGCGACCGTCGGGTCGTTTGACGCCGGGTACGGCTCGGCGCTCCTCGCCCGCCAGGTCGGCCAAAAGCGGGCGCGCCAGATCTTCTTCCTCGCCGACACCTACACGGCCGAGCAGGCCGAGGCCTGGGGCGCCGTAAACCTGGCCGTTGACCACGATTCGGTCGAAGCGACCGGGATTGGCTGGGCCCGCCGCATCTCCGAACAATCGCCGCAGGCCATCCGCGTGCTCAAGTTCGCGTTCAACTTGGAGGATGACGGTCTGTCCGGCCAACAAATGTTCGCCGCAGAGGCCACCCGCCTGGCCTATGGCAGCGCCGAGGGGGCCGAAGGGCGCGACGCCTTCCTGGAGCGCCGACCGCCGCGTTGGGATCAGTTCAGGAAGCAGATTCTCTAG
- a CDS encoding L-rhamnose mutarotase translates to MRVCFTSQIDPARLDEYRAAHRAVWPEMLAALRDAGWRDYRLYLRADGLLVGTADLADGYQAAQARMAATEVNARWQAAMAEFFQAGGNPDEGMALLEEVFHLEAQLEAAPPPPTDPTPE, encoded by the coding sequence ATGCGCGTCTGCTTCACCTCCCAGATCGATCCCGCCCGCCTTGACGAGTATCGGGCCGCGCACCGGGCCGTTTGGCCGGAAATGCTGGCCGCCCTGAGGGACGCCGGCTGGCGCGACTACAGGCTTTACCTGCGCGCCGACGGATTGCTGGTCGGCACGGCCGACCTCGCGGACGGCTACCAGGCAGCGCAGGCCCGCATGGCGGCGACCGAAGTCAACGCCCGCTGGCAGGCCGCCATGGCCGAGTTCTTCCAGGCCGGGGGCAACCCCGACGAGGGCATGGCGCTCCTGGAGGAAGTGTTCCACCTGGAGGCACAACTCGAAGCCGCACCGCCGCCACCCACTGACCCAACCCCGGAATGA
- a CDS encoding trypsin-like peptidase domain-containing protein, producing the protein MSDEPRPTPGGEANEEPRWQSAEVPGTDPAVGTPLSEATPPAPDRPPIPVYPPVFPPVSRPRPPASQTPEPPPMPSGPPQPRPSFPPQAIPEQRGAQEQRGEQPLRGAEPLSPQAQYVQVPTPPPQPQTPYAPPYPQSFPPTRNPNQAQALPPFGRSGQHAAPPPPPEAPSGPGVNESRAWQAAAQPGPGPVSASPTPPLPPRPASPYQAPSYSLGTGPVPAVNPASPPSPPAEPEAAFEQPEGSDRPKRKTVTRAGAWTISLVVAIVVAAASSGATYLLLDGRTNTSIISGPPITTTSSSPVEGLTSGKNVPEIPEDAYDGESPQWNLVAAQVQPTVVALQVSTGNFGNGSLGSGVIINSEKGYVVTNNHVVAESAAIDVVLSDGRIFSGDVLGTDPSTDLAVVELDDPPEDLVEAQLGNSDEVVVGEPVMAVGNPLGLDNTVTTGIVSALNRPVATVGASGDPKDEVVTNAIQVDAAVNPGNSGGPLFDSKGRVIGINSSIATLGSSSSQAAGNIGLAFAIPVNQVKIVAGQLIEDGSAVHPFLGVTSESATVDVEGVQRVGARLRSVQTDTPAAQAGLSVGDVIVAVNGNAISGNTSLTAWIRSYQPGDKVVLTVMQGGKANDVEVTLATREEAS; encoded by the coding sequence ATGAGCGACGAGCCCCGTCCAACGCCAGGTGGCGAAGCCAACGAGGAGCCGCGGTGGCAATCTGCCGAGGTTCCCGGAACCGATCCGGCCGTCGGCACGCCACTATCCGAGGCGACCCCGCCCGCGCCGGACAGGCCCCCAATTCCCGTCTACCCGCCAGTGTTCCCGCCCGTCTCGCGGCCCCGCCCGCCCGCCTCGCAGACGCCCGAACCGCCGCCGATGCCGTCCGGACCGCCCCAGCCGCGCCCATCCTTCCCCCCCCAGGCCATTCCAGAACAGCGGGGCGCCCAAGAACAGCGCGGCGAGCAACCACTCCGGGGAGCGGAGCCGCTGAGTCCCCAGGCGCAGTACGTTCAGGTTCCAACGCCGCCGCCTCAGCCGCAAACCCCGTACGCGCCGCCGTATCCGCAGTCTTTCCCGCCCACGCGAAACCCGAACCAAGCTCAGGCGCTGCCGCCGTTTGGGCGTTCTGGCCAGCATGCGGCGCCCCCGCCTCCCCCCGAAGCGCCGAGCGGTCCCGGCGTCAACGAGTCGCGCGCCTGGCAGGCTGCGGCCCAGCCCGGTCCCGGCCCGGTCTCCGCGTCGCCAACGCCTCCGCTGCCGCCTCGACCCGCGTCGCCGTACCAGGCCCCGAGCTATTCGCTCGGCACTGGCCCCGTGCCGGCGGTGAATCCTGCCTCGCCGCCGTCCCCGCCCGCCGAGCCCGAGGCGGCTTTCGAACAACCGGAGGGCTCCGACAGGCCAAAACGCAAGACGGTGACGCGGGCGGGAGCCTGGACCATCAGCCTGGTGGTCGCCATTGTGGTGGCGGCCGCGTCGAGTGGAGCCACCTACCTGCTGTTGGATGGCCGCACCAACACCAGCATCATCAGCGGTCCGCCCATCACCACCACCTCGAGCTCTCCGGTGGAGGGCTTGACGTCTGGCAAGAATGTGCCGGAGATCCCTGAGGACGCCTATGACGGCGAATCGCCGCAGTGGAATCTTGTGGCCGCCCAGGTCCAGCCGACGGTGGTCGCCTTGCAGGTGTCCACAGGCAACTTCGGCAACGGTTCGCTCGGGTCGGGCGTCATCATCAATTCCGAGAAGGGCTATGTGGTGACCAACAACCACGTGGTGGCCGAATCCGCCGCGATCGACGTGGTGCTTTCGGACGGGCGGATTTTCTCAGGCGACGTGCTCGGCACCGACCCCAGCACGGATCTGGCCGTGGTCGAGCTCGACGATCCGCCGGAAGACCTGGTGGAAGCCCAGCTTGGCAACTCTGACGAGGTCGTGGTGGGCGAACCGGTGATGGCGGTCGGCAATCCGCTCGGTTTGGACAACACGGTCACCACGGGCATTGTCTCGGCGTTGAACCGGCCGGTCGCCACGGTCGGCGCGAGCGGCGACCCGAAGGACGAGGTGGTGACGAACGCCATCCAGGTCGACGCGGCCGTCAACCCCGGCAACTCGGGCGGGCCGTTGTTCGACTCGAAGGGCCGCGTGATCGGCATCAACAGCTCTATCGCCACGCTTGGCTCGTCCAGCTCCCAGGCGGCCGGGAACATCGGCCTGGCCTTCGCCATCCCCGTCAACCAGGTCAAGATCGTGGCCGGCCAGTTGATCGAGGATGGCAGCGCGGTCCATCCGTTCCTTGGCGTCACGTCTGAGAGCGCCACAGTCGACGTGGAGGGGGTGCAGCGGGTCGGCGCGAGGCTCAGGTCGGTGCAGACCGACACTCCGGCGGCCCAGGCCGGCTTGTCGGTCGGCGATGTGATCGTGGCCGTCAACGGCAACGCGATCTCCGGCAACACGTCTTTGACCGCTTGGATTCGGTCCTACCAGCCAGGCGACAAAGTGGTGTTGACGGTCATGCAGGGCGGCAAGGCCAACGATGTCGAGGTGACGTTGGCCACCCGCGAGGAAGCTTCGTAG
- a CDS encoding NADH-quinone oxidoreductase subunit A, protein MSNPFVPILAMLAVAVVMGFGGLAASWVIGPHRYNEAKLEEYECGVDPSPHPSHGGRFPVRFYLVAMTFIVFDIEVVFLYPWATNFDALGLGATIAMMAFLALITVPLIYEWRRGGLDWDGGESSDG, encoded by the coding sequence GTGAGCAACCCGTTTGTGCCCATCCTGGCCATGCTGGCGGTGGCGGTTGTCATGGGCTTCGGCGGCCTGGCGGCCAGCTGGGTGATCGGCCCGCACCGCTACAACGAGGCGAAGCTGGAGGAATACGAATGCGGCGTGGACCCGAGCCCGCATCCAAGTCATGGCGGGCGTTTCCCGGTGCGCTTCTACCTGGTGGCCATGACCTTCATAGTCTTCGACATCGAAGTGGTCTTCCTGTATCCGTGGGCCACCAACTTCGACGCGCTGGGCCTTGGGGCCACCATCGCCATGATGGCCTTCTTGGCGCTGATCACGGTGCCTTTGATCTACGAGTGGCGGCGTGGCGGCCTGGACTGGGACGGGGGCGAGTCGTCTGATGGCTGA
- a CDS encoding class I SAM-dependent methyltransferase has product MAGVTAADLAKEPRTVASMFDAVAPNYDLADAVMTVGLVRWWRRQTLAEVDPRPGERILDLAAGTCSSSVALAKRGAHVVACDFSEGMLRQGRRRLGVWSYQVGLIGGDATRLPFADGTFDKVTISFGLRNVQDVPQALMELKRVAKPGGKLVVCEFSRPVWRPYRALYRWYLTQVMPSVAKLVATNSPAYRYLADSIWDWADQAELERQLEVAGWERPAHRNVMGGIVALHTATAK; this is encoded by the coding sequence ATGGCAGGCGTGACAGCCGCCGACCTCGCCAAGGAGCCACGGACTGTCGCCTCCATGTTTGACGCGGTGGCGCCCAACTACGACTTGGCGGACGCGGTCATGACGGTGGGGTTGGTGCGCTGGTGGCGGCGGCAGACTTTGGCCGAGGTGGACCCCCGCCCGGGGGAGCGGATCCTCGACTTGGCGGCGGGCACCTGTTCTTCTTCGGTGGCGCTCGCCAAGAGAGGCGCGCACGTGGTGGCCTGCGACTTCTCCGAGGGGATGCTCCGCCAGGGGCGCAGACGCCTGGGCGTCTGGTCCTACCAAGTGGGTCTGATCGGGGGCGACGCGACCCGTCTGCCCTTCGCGGACGGCACTTTCGACAAGGTCACCATCTCCTTCGGCCTGCGCAACGTTCAGGACGTGCCTCAGGCGCTGATGGAGTTGAAGCGGGTCGCCAAGCCGGGCGGCAAGCTGGTCGTCTGCGAGTTTTCACGCCCCGTCTGGCGGCCCTACCGGGCGTTGTACCGCTGGTATCTGACCCAGGTGATGCCGTCGGTGGCCAAGTTGGTGGCCACCAACTCGCCCGCCTACCGCTACCTGGCGGACTCGATCTGGGACTGGGCGGACCAGGCTGAACTGGAGCGGCAGTTGGAAGTCGCCGGCTGGGAACGGCCCGCGCACCGCAACGTGATGGGCGGGATCGTCGCCCTGCACACGGCCACCGCCAAATGA
- a CDS encoding NADH-quinone oxidoreductase subunit C, which translates to MSAESTGGTGRELTAPPQAGGPEVAEVRHGAFGVRGSGDTSGFGGLTRLVQLPGSSPRPFGGWYDAVVDALGEDLAGEGLTRAIEKIVVDRDELTLFIRREDLLAVAGFLRDDQDLRFELSLGVNGVHYPEDRGRELHAVYHLMSVTHGRRIIRLEVTAPDGDPHIPSLFDLYPTQDWHERETYDMFGIVFDGHPDLTRILMPTDWIGHPQRKDYPLGGVDVQFKGASTPPPDQRRSYS; encoded by the coding sequence ATGAGCGCGGAATCCACCGGCGGGACGGGCCGGGAGTTGACGGCGCCGCCGCAGGCTGGCGGTCCGGAGGTGGCGGAGGTTCGCCACGGCGCCTTCGGGGTCCGCGGCTCCGGCGACACGTCCGGGTTTGGCGGTTTGACCCGGTTGGTGCAGCTTCCCGGTTCCAGCCCGCGTCCGTTTGGCGGTTGGTACGATGCCGTGGTCGACGCTTTGGGCGAAGACCTGGCCGGCGAGGGCCTCACCAGGGCGATCGAGAAGATCGTGGTGGACCGCGACGAGTTGACGCTGTTCATCCGGCGCGAGGACCTCCTGGCGGTGGCCGGCTTCTTGCGGGACGACCAGGATTTGCGCTTCGAGTTGTCACTCGGCGTCAACGGCGTCCACTACCCGGAGGACCGGGGCCGCGAGTTGCACGCCGTCTACCACCTGATGTCCGTCACCCACGGCCGGCGGATCATCCGGCTCGAGGTGACCGCGCCGGACGGCGACCCGCACATCCCCAGCCTGTTCGACTTGTACCCCACCCAGGACTGGCATGAGCGGGAAACGTACGACATGTTCGGGATTGTCTTCGACGGCCATCCGGACCTGACCCGGATTCTGATGCCGACCGACTGGATTGGCCATCCGCAGCGCAAGGATTATCCGCTGGGCGGGGTCGACGTGCAATTCAAGGGCGCCTCGACGCCCCCGCCGGACCAGAGGAGGAGCTACTCATGA
- a CDS encoding LacI family transcriptional regulator, producing the protein MATRRAARPSILDVARAAGVSVGTVSNAINHPDRVRPGTRVRVEAAIAELGFVPNVPAQRLRSGTMAALGVVVLDVRNPFFTEMARGIEDRIQALGWTLMLASSDQQVERERRALELLTGHGVAGLIVVPASDDVSALLELGARGTPAVLLDHPSPAADLPSVAVDNMAGGRMAVRHLLDLGKRHIVMLNGPHAIRQCRDRWDGARLAADRAEKAQPERERPEKVRVEEVLLEEVLVESMDVVGGSQAMAQWLAVHAGVPPEAVFCVNDLVAIGAARALRAAGMDPAATAIVGYDNSELGREVAVPLTSVAQPTYEMGWRAADLLVRTQGAAGGSPPAAQHVMFQPSLIVRESTAGPAVAR; encoded by the coding sequence GTGGCAACTCGGCGAGCGGCTCGGCCGTCGATCCTCGACGTGGCCCGGGCCGCGGGAGTGTCCGTTGGCACTGTCTCCAACGCCATCAACCATCCGGACAGGGTGCGTCCCGGCACGCGTGTCCGCGTCGAGGCGGCCATCGCGGAATTGGGCTTTGTGCCCAACGTGCCCGCGCAGCGCTTGCGTTCCGGCACCATGGCCGCCCTTGGTGTTGTCGTACTCGACGTGCGCAACCCCTTCTTCACGGAGATGGCACGGGGGATTGAGGACCGCATTCAAGCGTTGGGCTGGACACTGATGCTCGCCAGTTCGGACCAGCAGGTGGAGCGCGAGCGAAGGGCACTCGAACTGTTGACCGGACATGGGGTGGCGGGGTTGATCGTGGTGCCCGCGTCGGATGACGTGTCGGCGCTGCTCGAGCTTGGGGCACGGGGCACGCCCGCAGTGCTGCTGGACCATCCGTCACCCGCCGCGGACTTGCCGTCGGTTGCGGTCGACAACATGGCTGGCGGCCGAATGGCTGTGCGGCATCTGCTTGACCTGGGCAAACGACACATTGTGATGTTGAACGGACCGCACGCCATCAGGCAGTGCCGCGACCGTTGGGATGGCGCGCGGCTGGCGGCGGACCGAGCCGAAAAGGCGCAGCCCGAGAGAGAACGGCCCGAAAAAGTGCGGGTTGAAGAAGTGTTGCTTGAAGAAGTGCTGGTCGAATCGATGGACGTGGTGGGTGGCTCCCAGGCGATGGCGCAATGGCTGGCCGTCCACGCGGGCGTCCCCCCAGAGGCCGTATTTTGCGTGAACGACCTGGTCGCGATCGGTGCCGCGCGGGCGCTCCGCGCCGCTGGTATGGACCCGGCGGCGACTGCGATAGTGGGCTACGACAACTCCGAGTTGGGGCGAGAAGTCGCCGTGCCGCTCACATCTGTGGCGCAGCCCACCTACGAAATGGGATGGCGCGCCGCTGACCTGCTGGTTCGCACGCAGGGAGCGGCTGGCGGCTCACCGCCGGCGGCGCAGCACGTCATGTTCCAGCCCAGCCTGATTGTGCGCGAATCCACCGCCGGACCTGCAGTTGCGCGCTAG
- a CDS encoding o-succinylbenzoate synthase, which yields MPAVFDIPLTTRFRGITRRRGMVWEGPAGWAEFSPFEDYPPIECLPWWRAAQEAAELGFPPPVRRSVPVNAIIPAVGPRRAAQIVAASGGCDTVKVKVAEPGQTAAQEADRVKAVRDALGPGGRIRIDANGAWDVETAVSRIAELNKAAGGLEYAEQPCATVPELAQVRKRAAVPVAADESIRRAADPFQVKRRQAADVVVLKVQPLGGVRACLALAEELDLPVVVSSAVETSVGLAMGVALAAALPRLDFACGLGTGQLLAADLVQDRLLASDAVLLVRQPLPDPALLAAHAAGPADQRRWRDRLDQVRRLAGEAAGPVGVVL from the coding sequence GTGCCCGCCGTGTTCGACATCCCGCTGACGACTCGATTTCGGGGCATCACGCGCCGCCGGGGAATGGTGTGGGAGGGCCCGGCCGGCTGGGCCGAGTTCAGCCCGTTCGAGGATTACCCGCCTATCGAGTGCCTCCCCTGGTGGCGGGCGGCGCAGGAGGCCGCAGAATTGGGATTTCCGCCCCCGGTCAGGCGATCCGTCCCGGTCAACGCGATCATCCCGGCCGTCGGCCCGAGGCGGGCGGCCCAGATCGTCGCCGCCTCTGGCGGCTGTGACACCGTCAAGGTGAAAGTCGCGGAGCCCGGCCAAACCGCTGCGCAAGAGGCCGACCGCGTCAAGGCGGTCCGGGACGCTCTGGGCCCCGGCGGTCGCATCAGGATCGACGCCAACGGCGCCTGGGACGTGGAAACGGCCGTCAGCCGAATCGCAGAGCTCAACAAAGCCGCAGGCGGACTTGAATACGCGGAACAGCCTTGCGCCACCGTGCCCGAATTGGCCCAGGTCCGCAAACGCGCCGCCGTGCCGGTAGCCGCCGACGAATCGATCCGCCGCGCTGCCGACCCCTTCCAAGTCAAGCGCCGCCAAGCCGCCGACGTGGTGGTCTTGAAGGTTCAGCCGCTGGGCGGGGTCCGCGCCTGCCTGGCGCTGGCGGAGGAATTGGATCTGCCGGTGGTGGTGTCCTCGGCGGTGGAGACCTCGGTCGGGTTGGCCATGGGGGTCGCCCTGGCCGCCGCCCTGCCCCGCCTGGACTTCGCCTGCGGTCTGGGCACCGGCCAGTTGTTGGCCGCGGATCTGGTCCAGGACCGTCTCTTGGCCTCCGATGCCGTCTTACTTGTCCGCCAACCCCTTCCCGACCCAGCCCTCTTGGCTGCCCACGCCGCCGGTCCCGCTGACCAACGCCGTTGGCGCGACCGCCTGGACCAGGTCAGGCGCCTCGCAGGGGAAGCCGCCGGCCCGGTCGGGGTTGTGCTGTGA